The nucleotide window TTTTGCTTTGGCCATGATGGTTTCTCCTATGATGATCTTTGGATTATTTTCTTTTCCCACTAAAACTTGTCCTGAGTTAGCCATGGCGGATCGAAGGAAACGCTAAATGTCAGTTTAGCGCTTTTCGTGCGTTTCGTGGGCGGTAATTATCTGGAGCCCACCACCAGGATTGAACTGGTGACCTCGTCCTTACCAAGGACGCGCTCTACCGACTGAGCTAGGTGGGCTTTTATCCGTAAAAACAATAATAGACCCCTGCCCCCAAGGCTTTAATTTTTTACTTGGGGGCTAATTTTGAGGCAAAGAATATCTATTATATCAAAAAATCTGTAAAAGTCAATACAAAAATTGGATTTACCACCATTTTTTCTACCGGCTAAACCGCCAAAACCGTACCTGAGTCATCTGGAACTTTATGTATCTCCCGTTCCCCGTTCTGAAACAACCATCTGTTCCCTATCATCTAACCCCAATGATCCGTTCCCTGTTATCTATTCCCAAGTCTTGGTGCGCCTGGCCCGAGTCGAACGGGCGACCTGCGCCGGATACGCACTATTCAACTATTTACAGCGTTATTTTACAACAACCAGTTTCTTTATCGCCTGGTAATCTCCAGCATTTAATTTATAGAAATATACGCCACTGGCAGCTTTGGCGGCATCCCAAGCAATTGTATAATGACCCGGCTTCTGATTACCCATTTCGAATTGTTTTACCACCTGACCTGAAATATTATAAATATTTAGTTTCACGTTGGATGATTTTGGCAATTGGTATTTAAATGATGTGAGCCTATTCGTCGGGTTAGGATAACTTGGCGAAAGGGCATACTGCAAAGGTATGTTATTAATAATATGCTGTTCGACATTTTTGGGTTCTTTCTCGTTTCCTCCAGTTACACCATTGTTAACATAAGGAAAAGAAAAACTGGGGTAATTATAAATATCCAAATGTTCAACGGCCTCAGCAGTAAACGTGCTACCCAACTCTACATTAAAACCGCCGAGTAGATCTATATACCCGCTTGTTTTTTCCGTTGTGAATTTTATGCGACTACTGCCAGTAATATTAGTATTACTTGCCGAAACATAATTAACACCATATAATTCATCATATACTGTTTGATAGTTATTTATTGTTGTGTCAATAGCTGATTGATAGTAAGGAACAATCTTATAAAACCTACCTTCACCCGGGTTCAGTGTAACTGTCAAGCTATACGATGTATCGCGCGAAGGGAATATTTTACCGTTACCCCACGCATAAGTGCAATTGCAGAAAGTGTCAGCTTCTGCAGTATCGGCAATTATGTGTTTCAAACGGAATGGATAGGGATAGTTGAATTTTAATGATATGCTGCTTGTATCGATAACTGTTGCACAGTTTGTTGTTCTTCTGTTAACAAGCATGAAATACTTCTCATTATTGTCTGTAAAAAGACCTACATCCATATACAAAGTACTGCCTGGGGCTTTCACGGCCTTAATAAAACCATTTGGATATTGGATCTCAGAGCCATTTCTCAGGCTATCAATACCATAAACAATGTCACTTGTTCCGCGTTTTAGAATACCACCGATTTTCTTCAATAAGAGATGCGCTGTATCAACTGCATACATCTGTGGAGTACAATACCAGCCACCACTATCAGGATTATATTGTTTTAAACCTTTCACTACAACATTAGCAGTGCTATCACTGCCCCAGTATTCATAGGTTAAGCCTTTTGCCCCATAGCATAATGCTTCGTAAATCTGTAGTTTTACTTCTTCACTCGTCGGGAAACGTGCCCCACCAATGTCACCAGTCTGAACCCAACCATATGTCTGTATACTGTTAATAAAATTTCTCTGTCTACTTTTACATAAAGTTCTCGCAGACTGTAATTGAAAAGATATTTGTCTTACAATCCACTGATAGTCCTCTTCGGTGCTTACTCCGGCAGTATTAACTCCAATATTATGCAAAGAGTCTCGTGGATTTATGCCAAACGGCATTATATGTGTAGCCAAATTTGGTGTATAGGCAGAATCATCGTTTGCATTTAAAAAATATCTGTAGCTGTGTACTTTATAAATATTCGTGTCCGGTGGGTAACCAATTTTTTCACACATATAGGGATAGTTTCTCCACACCATGTTTGAATAATTAATTCCGCCAAGGCTGTCCACAAAAAATTTATTGATACGATTATATGTACCATACGAATACGCTCGGATTTCATCAGAAATATAAATACCACCATAAGCAGTGATTGACGAACCTGCCATTTGTTTAATTTTTTCTTTCATCCTATTTAACGTAGCATAAATAGTATTATCATTAAGGCGTAAAGCCCGACCGAAAGTATCTTCAACACAAATTCTATCTACTACAATTTTGGTATCGCCAATCCATGACAATGAATAACGAAAGGCATGATGCGTAAATGGTCTTTCATAGTATTGATTTCCCATACTCCAACCATCAATATCATAAACAATCGCACTATCTTTTTGGAATCGAACAGTTTTTTCCACAAAAGCATTTAATGGCAAGCTATCCAAAGTTAAAATACTATACCAATGTGTTGTATCTGTATGATTTATATGCACGTACGGCACTAACAACGTGTCGGCTTGGTCATCAATAACTTCTACATTTAAAGTACAAACGACAGCCGTCCCATTTTGTGCACCAGACAATCTCATTAGCCTAAACGTAGCATAGTATGGCATAAAAACACTTTGGGCCCCAAAATTAACTGTATTCCCACATTGAGGTATTTCTTGTTCCTTAATATCATGGTCGAACCATGTAGTATCACGGCACGGATATTCATATTTATATGCTGGATACCTAGCTTTTACTCCATTAATTACACGGCAAGCTTGTGATTGTCCTGGTTCGATGTACTGGGCATTAAAATACACACCCGACACACTGTCGGAAGCTCCTTCGACATTTGTATCTCTGACTGCGGTGGGGCATTTTACATAATAGTAGTTTGGGGCCGTTAAATTATTGTCTGCGTCTTGGGTGTCAACTTCACATTCATATATATTAGAATGACCTGCACCAATTATGGGTAAAATAATACCAGTAACTGGATCTTTTAGTGAATTGATCATAACCTTAATACTACATGAAGCTGCTTCCTGAAATACTTGCCCTATTGTTGATTCTTCGTAATTG belongs to candidate division TA06 bacterium and includes:
- a CDS encoding T9SS type A sorting domain-containing protein codes for the protein MKRIIFLLSCWCITTLCSAQDTTFYIGTFFFPCGLGSPGVGYDPDWHEHPDTAKHHGFNSIWVNYEESTIGQVFQEAASCSIKVMINSLKDPVTGIILPIIGAGHSNIYECEVDTQDADNNLTAPNYYYVKCPTAVRDTNVEGASDSVSGVYFNAQYIEPGQSQACRVINGVKARYPAYKYEYPCRDTTWFDHDIKEQEIPQCGNTVNFGAQSVFMPYYATFRLMRLSGAQNGTAVVCTLNVEVIDDQADTLLVPYVHINHTDTTHWYSILTLDSLPLNAFVEKTVRFQKDSAIVYDIDGWSMGNQYYERPFTHHAFRYSLSWIGDTKIVVDRICVEDTFGRALRLNDNTIYATLNRMKEKIKQMAGSSITAYGGIYISDEIRAYSYGTYNRINKFFVDSLGGINYSNMVWRNYPYMCEKIGYPPDTNIYKVHSYRYFLNANDDSAYTPNLATHIMPFGINPRDSLHNIGVNTAGVSTEEDYQWIVRQISFQLQSARTLCKSRQRNFINSIQTYGWVQTGDIGGARFPTSEEVKLQIYEALCYGAKGLTYEYWGSDSTANVVVKGLKQYNPDSGGWYCTPQMYAVDTAHLLLKKIGGILKRGTSDIVYGIDSLRNGSEIQYPNGFIKAVKAPGSTLYMDVGLFTDNNEKYFMLVNRRTTNCATVIDTSSISLKFNYPYPFRLKHIIADTAEADTFCNCTYAWGNGKIFPSRDTSYSLTVTLNPGEGRFYKIVPYYQSAIDTTINNYQTVYDELYGVNYVSASNTNITGSSRIKFTTEKTSGYIDLLGGFNVELGSTFTAEAVEHLDIYNYPSFSFPYVNNGVTGGNEKEPKNVEQHIINNIPLQYALSPSYPNPTNRLTSFKYQLPKSSNVKLNIYNISGQVVKQFEMGNQKPGHYTIAWDAAKAASGVYFYKLNAGDYQAIKKLVVVK